The stretch of DNA CCGAAGATATAAAAAATCTGGAAGTCCTGCACCGATTGATTATTGCTTAAGTTGAAAAAAGTTTTTTAGTAGATATGCCAAGGGAAAATCTAGTAGTGTATAGCATAGATCGAAGTAGTACTATGTTTGCAAATCTATAGTTTCCTCAAAATAATGATATTTTTACTTGTCTTGGCGATATTCTCATTTTAGTAACTAGTTGCTGACATTATTTCTTAATGTTGAGGCGCTCAGTACACTGGTTTGTAGGGATGCATGCAGAAAGACATTTTTCGGGGGCTTAACTCGTATGTCACTGTAAATACCAGCAGTATTTTGGAGAGGATGCAGATGGTTGGGTTCTGTTTCTCTTTAGCTTTCAACGAGGAATAATGTCAGCTTTTTTTATGGATAAAAAACTACCTATAAAATATTTGTTTATGCCTGTTGTTGCGATAGAGGATAGATAGCCGAATAGATATTTTTGATGTAATGTGCAAAAAGAAAGTGGTCTGGTCTTTCTTAGAGAGCTAATTTGTCAACCACCATGGTCTACAATAGATTTCTACAGACGAGTACTGCTGTATAACGACATCCATAATTTTTTGTTTAAGGGTTATTATGACCGTATTTGCCATTTCACAGTTGCTCGTAGGCGTAGCACTCGTTTTTGATATCCTTTCTTTTCAATTTAAGAATCGAAAATATATTCTGCATTCCATTGCAATCGCCTGTTTCTTTATGGCAGCGCACTTTTTGCTTCTCGATCAGTGGACGGCAACAGTGCTTATGGCTGTTTCCGGTGCACGCTATGCTGTGAGTGGGTATACAACGGAGCGCAGATGGATGTATTTTTTCAGTGTGCTAGCTGTGGTTGGTACTGTTTGGACATATGCAGGGCTTGTCAGCATTCTTAGTTTCGGTGCAACCTTTGTGCTGACTATTGCGGCTTTTTCTAAAACAGATAAGCGGCTGCGAGAAATTACATTTTTTGGAGTAGTTCTGTGGATTGCTCATAATATTGTTGTATGGTCGCCGTCTGCCATTGGGCTTGAGAGCTTTTTCCTCATAAGTAATGTTATCGGTTACTACCGCTACTATATTCGCCCAGCCAGATTAGGGTTGGCAGTGGAACAAGAGTAACCAATTTGGTAGCTTGAGACCTGAATCATTGGATCAGGTGCCGTAATTTTTGACTACGCTTTACTGGCATTTCCAGCCCCGCATTTGTGCGGGGCTTTTTTTGTGCCCTGTGTTTATCTACGTGAAAAAAGTAATCGTACGCTTAGTGTGATGTTCAGGGTTGTTGCGAGTACGCCTGCGTATTTTTAGGAAATAAGAGCAAAAAATATAATACGTATACACCTCTAACATGGTAGTATTTATCAATTGTCTAGAGTTTACCCTTTAAATATTGGCAAAGGGGAGGTTTATGCCTCAGAGCAACGATAGGAAAAAGCGAAAAAAACTATTGTTGATAGGGGGTGTAACCGGTGTTGTATTAAGTATCGTCCTTGTTTTGGCTTCTGGTCATATGATTACACTGACGAACACTGATACCTTTTGTGTAACGTGCCACGTGATGAGACCTTTCAGGCAGGCATGGCTTGCCGGGGTTCACGGGGGGAATAACCCACAGGGGGTTGTTGCCCAATGCGTAGACTGTCATCTGCCACATGGCACTCTCGTAGAGTACGTTGCCGCCAAAGCATATACCGGTACACATGATATTATCATGAATATGATCATTGATCCCTATACGCATGATTGGGGCGCGGGGCCGAACAGTCGTGAAAACTACACGTACGACAACTCTTGTCGTAAATGTCACGCCCAGTTATTAGCCCCGAAAATGGGCATCAAGGCCATTTTAGCGCATCGCGAATACCTGAGAGAAGAGAATAAACTCCGGTGTGTTAAGTGCCACGAGCATGTGGGACATAAGGACATGATGTTCTATGTGAACAAGTATTTCAACAGGGATTCATAACTGTAGTTACGAATGGAAACCTGAAAGTGTGTGGAGGAAAAGGAATGAAGATACGGAGGACTTTGGTAACCCTACTTGGTATGGTGCTCTGTTGCATGTTGGTCGTAGGCTCTGCCGCGGCTGAGGAGAAGATGCAACAAACGACACCTAAAGCCACATCGCAAGGGGACGCTACCCTTGGAGGACTGCATAAGCAGATCCTCGTACAACGTGGTTTTTCTGAAGCGGCTAAAAAATGTATCGAATGTCACTCAAAAGCAACCCCTGGTATTGTAGATAACTGGAGAAACGGTCGCATGGCTCATGCGCAGGTTTCTTGCTACGACTGTCACGTTGTGGAAAAAACATCTCCAATGGCCAGCCAGTGTGAAGGTGTGCGTGGAACAAATATCTATACCAGCCCGATGGTATCTTCTAAGACATGTTCCCGCTGTCACCCTGTAGAAGTTTCACAGTTCCTTGAAAGCTCTCATGCTAAACCGGCATCCGAGCCAATTATGAACAACCCTACCTTCGATAAGTTGATGTACTACTACGAAGGGTTAGAGTTTGCCGGTGTTGACCGTAACAGCCCTGAAGCTATGGCTCCGCGCGCTTCCGGTTGTCAGATGTGTCATGGTACAATTATTCAGCTCGGTGCTGATAATAAGCCTATCAACATGACATGGCCTGGCGGTCCTGGTCAGCGTTATCCTGATGGTTCTGTAGGTAACTGCTCCGTGTGTCACACCCGTCATATGTTCTCCATTGCGGAAGCACGTAAGCCGGAATCATGTGGTACATGTCACCTCGGCCCTGACCATCCAAACATTGAAATTTATGACCAATCCAAGCACGGTCAGGTTTATGCTGCTCATTCAGAGAAGTGGAACTTTACTGCGGCTCCGGATACATGGGAACCAGGCGATTACGATGCACCTACCTGTGCAGTATGTCACTTGAGTGGTATCGGTGAACTGACTACCACACATAACCCTGAAACCCGTCTGAAGTGGACGCTTTACACTAAGCGCTCCGAGATTCGTGAAGGCACCCGTGGTGCCGGTGTGGAAGGCGGCAAACGCATGCGCTTAGTATGTAAGAATTGTCATTCTACACTCCATACAAATGCAACAATGGATACGCTTGATGCTTCAGTGAAGCTCTACAATATCTACTGGGATAAAGCAGTAGCTATGAAGAAGGAACTCGCTGCTAAAAACCTCCTTGGTGATGATCCTTGGAGAGATGGCTTCCAGCGTATGATGTACTACCTCTGGCACCATGAAGGCCGTCGTGCCCGTCAGGGTGCAGCAATGAACGGTCCTGACTATGCACACTGGCATGGATTCTTCCAGATGTTCCAGATGTTCATGGATATGCAGGGCATTCGTGACTGGCGTATCAAAAATGGTAAAATAGAGGAACTGAGCAACGTAGCTTGCCCTGGTCCGGACTAGTAGGTAGCTGAATAAGTATAAAGAAAGCCCGCTGTACGAGTACAGCGGGCTTTTTATATACATAACGATTTGGAAAGTAGTCACTTTAATAGGATCAAGGTCTACACTCGTTTCTTGGGGGCACCAATACGTGTTCACGAGGAACAAGCGTTACGGGTGGTGGCTCCTGTGGAGAGAGTGTCTTGTTCTTTGGAGATGTTCCTGCGGTAGTCCGTCGGAGGTCTCTATGCAGAGTTTTTCCGAAGATAACTATCTATTCAGACGGTACACCTTTGAAAGAAGGCAGCAGGGCTTTTTTAGCAAGTTTAGCATCTACTGTAAGGATTGGACCTTCTTCAGTTTCGTGCACTTTGTAATCTGTGATTACGCGCAGGTCATTTGGATGCATAACTTCTTTCTGACGAACCATTTCTTCTACAATGTCAACAAGTGTAGTTTTTGTTTCGTCAGTAAGTTCAAATTGCTCAAGAGAGCGGTGCAGGCCGTCTTCCCAGCGGTCACGCGGAAGGAATGATGCGTTCCACGCAAATACGCCAAGACCGATAGCGTTATCGTCTCCGCTTAAGCTTTCAGCTTCCGCCAGAAGCGGTTTGCAAAACTTCATTACGGTGTCGGAAAAATCGTCAGCAGTAGACGCTTTACGGCGTTTAATTGCAGCAATGCGTTTTTTAATCTTCTGTTGGTCTTTTTTGGAATTAGCCATGCGGGGCTCCTTTTTCATAAGATGTCTGCCGCGTCATAGTGTTTTTATGACAGAAGAGCAATACGCAGACATACAACCTATGGAATATTGGCGCCCGAAAATGCTCTATGACTTTTTACGATACTGCATGAATGCTGCAAGTCCGAGTAGTCCCAAAATATAGCCAATTCCACCAAAGATATCTTTCATGTTTGTTGTCGGCTGAAGAATCTGTGCATTCAGCTTTGCTACCTGTGCTTTAATTGGAACAAGTTCCTGTCGCACGGCGGTACGGATAAGTGTATCCAGCTCTGTTTTTGTCAGAGTGACAGTTGCGGCGGGAGTAGCTGTTTTTTGTTCAGATTCCTGCTCAGCTGTTCGGGGTGACGTCTGGGATGAAGCTTGAGCATTTGTATCTGTAGTAGGAGCAGTAGTTTTTGTGGAAGCTAGCTGCTCCGTTGCGACACTAACTGCGGCATCAGCAAAGTCTTCCGCTTGTAGAGTCCACGAACTCGCGTGACCTTGTCCTGCATCCAGAGTGACGACGATTGGATCTTTGGTCTTAATGGCGTCAGCGGAAAGGGGGAAGGACCATTCGCCATTACTATTCGTAATACCTTTTGCGATTACTTTCCCTGTCTTTTTATCCGTAGCGGTAACGGCACTGTTTTGTGCTTTGCTACCGCTGGAGAAAAAGGACTCAGTATGTATAGTCGTCCCTTCTGCCCATGCAAAAATATTAACTCGGTGGGCAAAGGCTGATGTGGTAAGAATACAAGTAATAATGAATGCAAAAAATATGGTTGATAGACGCATGTTGGCTCCTGCGGTGTTGTTTATTATATAGGATACAAAAGCAGGTTGAATGTGTATGTCCGGTTTAGGATAGGCGTTTTTCTCGTGTGACGTTATAGAAAAAAGTAACACGCATCAAGCTTGTTGATATAAATATGCAAGCCAATATTTTTTTTATGAATTTGAATTGTAGAGTTGAGTTTCTTCTGTTTGATTTGAATAGAGTAAGGAAATCAAGGTATTATTCCTTAAAAAATGTAATTGATCAAATAAACAGCTTTACAGGATTGTTAATACTGACTATACATGTCCGAACAGCTAGGGGGGCCTTAACGGGCTGAGAGTGAGCGTAATAGTTCTGACCCTTGAACCTGATGTGGTTTATACCACCGGAGGAAAGCAACTACGTTTCAAGAACTACAAGCTTATCCGAAGGGGTAAGCTTTTTTTTATGCCTGTAGCATAAAACGCACAGCGTTTTATGGGATACAGGGTGTGTCTACATACAGCTAGGGGAGCCTTCGGGCTGAGAGTGAACATTGCGTTCAGACCCTTTGAACCTGACGCGGTTTATACCGCCGGAGGAAGGCTGAGTACTTAACTCGTATTCTAAGCTTGCCTTCGTGCAAGCTTTTTTTATGCGATTAAAGCAGCAAAGGAACCCTACAATGCAACTAACTGTAAATGGTCAGATGCAACTGTGCAATGACGACACAACCCTGCTTGAATATCTGCAGGGCAACGGCGTGGATGTAAAAGCGGTTGTCGTGGAACTGAATCGAATCGTTGTGAAGGCTGATGATTTTGGAACTACCGTACTTACTGACGGGAATGTATTGGAAATCCTGCAATTCGTAGGAGGGGGCTAATGGAAGCGAACAACAACGACGCATTGGTTATCGGCGGAGTCAGCTTGACCAGCAGACTATTAACCGGAACCGGCAAATATGGCTCAGATACAATCATTCCTGATGTATGTGCATCGTCCGGATCTCAGGTCATCACTGTAGCGTTACGAAGAGTTGACACAAACGCGGCTACCGGGAACGTAATGCAGCACATTCCCAAGCACATGCAGTTGTTGCCGAATACTTCCGGTGCGCGCAATGCCGACGAGGCAGTACGAATTGCTCGTTTGGCGCGCGCGGCCGGATGTGGCGACTGGATTAAAATTGAAGTTATCTCCGACAATAAATATTTATTGCCGGATGGATACGAAACCGCAAAGGCAACAGAAATTCTTGCAAAAGAAGGTTTTACTGTTTTGCCGTATGTAAATGCGGATTTGTACATTGCACGCGATCTTGTGAATGCGGGTGCTGCGGCAGTTATGCCGTTAGGTGCTCCCATTGGCAGTAACCGCGGGCTGATGACAAAAGAAATGGTTCGTATTCTGATTGATGAAATTTCTTTACCGATTATTGTTGATGCAGGAATCGGCGCTCCGTCACAGGCGTGTGAAGCTATGGAAATGGGTGCAGCAGCTTGTCTGGTGAATACCGCAATTGCAGCTTCCGGTGATCCTGTGGCAATGGGGCGGGCGTTTGGTGAAGCTGTTCGAGCCGGTCGTGCTGCGTATATTGCGCAGACAGCGGCAGTCTCTACTGGTTCAGCCGATGCCTCATCTCCACTGACCGGCTTTTTAGGCGGTATGTAATATGGGATTTTCTGATCTTCTTTCGAAGTACGATACGCTGGACATGGCAGCGTATCTGGCAGCAGTTACCGCTGCCGATGTGGAGCGTGTGCTTGCAAAGCATTCTTTGACTCCACTCGATTATCTGACTCTGCTGTCTCCGGCAGCAGAGGGCATGCTTGAAGCTATAGCGCAGAAAGCGAATGCGATTACGTTACGTCATTTCGGAAAGACGATTCAGCTTTTTACCCCCTTGTATCTTGCTAACTACTGTACCAACCAGTGTGTGTACTGTGGTTTCAATACAGAAAACCGTATTAAACGTTCACAGCTTTCTGCGGATGAATTGAGAACAGAAGCCGAGGCCATTGCGGCAACCGGATTAAAGCACATCCTTATCCTTACAGGTGATGCTCCGGCTAAGTCTACAGTTGAGTACATTGGTGACTGTTCAAAGATCCTGAGTGAGTTTTTCACTTCTATCAGCATAGAAGTGTATGCAATGACTCAGGAAGAATACGCTTATCTGGAAACATGCGGCGTTGACGGACTGACAATTTATCAGGAAACATACAACAAGTCGTTGTACCTTGAATTGCACCCGAAAGGGCCGAAACGCGATTACGATTTTAGACTCGATGCCCCTGAACGCGGATGTCAGGCAGGAATGCGTACTGTAAACGTAGGTGCATTACTCGGACTGGAATCTGTATGGCAGCGTGATGCTTTCTATACAGGACTACACGCGGAGTATTTGCAGCGTAAATATCCTGCAACAAACATTGCCATCTCACCGCCGAGAATGCGCCCGCATGTTGGCGCATATGAGCCTGCATCTATTGTAACGGACAGAAATTTAGTTCAGCTTGTTCTGGCTCAACGTATTTTCCTGCATAACGTAGGCATTACCATTTCCACACGGGAATCAGCAGAACTGCGTGATAACATGATGCCACTAGGTGTGACCAAAATGTCTGCCGGAGTAACCACCGCGGTTGGCGGTCATACATCTGATGACGAAAGCACTGCGCAGTTTGATATTTCAGATCCCCGTAGCGTTGAGGAAATGTGCAGAGCCATTGAATCGAAAGGATTTCAGCCTGTATTCAAAGACTGGCAACCTTTTTAGTCGATGCAGGAAGGCGTTATGACCATCAATTCAGTGTTGCAGACAGGTCTGTCCCGCTATCTTACACCAGAGCAGTTGGAAAAACTTGCTTCTGTCACTGTAGGCATTGCCGGTTGCGGCGGGCTGGGGTCTAACTGTGCCTTTATGCTGGCTCGAAGTGGTGTTCGGAATTTTGTCATTGTAGATTATGATATTGTGGATTCATCAAACCTGAACCGACAGTTCTTTTTCGAAGATCAGATTGGTATGGCGAAAGTTGAAATCTGCAAAACGAATCTGCTTCGCATAGACAGTACCTTGAACATTACGATACACAATGGGCAGATAACGCCGACCACCGCACCGCAATACTTTGCTGACAGCGACATAATTATTGAAGCTCTAGATAGCATTGACGGTAAGAAAATGATGGCAGAGCAGTATTTGTCTGATGCACGTCTGTTCGTTTCAGCCTCCGGTATGGCGGGGTGGGGTGAACCATACATGCAGAAGCGGCAGATTCGCGATGATGCCGTGCTTGTTGGTGATTTTACAACTGATATTGCCGATCATCCGCCTATGGCACCCAAAGTGCTTATGGCAGCCGCTATGCAGGCAGATGTAGTGCTAACGCATATTTTGGGGAAGTAGCATGAATTTTCAAGAAATTTTAGATACCGATATTTACGCTTTGACCGACGAAGGCTTGTCCAAAGGTCGTTCTAATGTTGAAGTTGTAGATGCTATGCTTAAAGCAGGCATCAAAGTACTTCAGTACAGAGAAAAAGATAAAAAATCCGGTGCAATGTTGGAAGAATGTTTGCAGATTCGTGCCATGACTAAACAGGCAGGCTGCAAATTTATTGTTAATGACTACGTGGATATTGCTATGCTTTGTGATGCAGATGGTGTGCACGTTGGACAGGAAGATATCCCTGTTCCGCAGGTTCGTCAGCTTATCGGGGCAGATAAAATTATCGGCCTAT from Halodesulfovibrio sp. MK-HDV encodes:
- a CDS encoding YgjV family protein, which translates into the protein MTVFAISQLLVGVALVFDILSFQFKNRKYILHSIAIACFFMAAHFLLLDQWTATVLMAVSGARYAVSGYTTERRWMYFFSVLAVVGTVWTYAGLVSILSFGATFVLTIAAFSKTDKRLREITFFGVVLWIAHNIVVWSPSAIGLESFFLISNVIGYYRYYIRPARLGLAVEQE
- a CDS encoding NapC/NirT family cytochrome c, with protein sequence MPQSNDRKKRKKLLLIGGVTGVVLSIVLVLASGHMITLTNTDTFCVTCHVMRPFRQAWLAGVHGGNNPQGVVAQCVDCHLPHGTLVEYVAAKAYTGTHDIIMNMIIDPYTHDWGAGPNSRENYTYDNSCRKCHAQLLAPKMGIKAILAHREYLREENKLRCVKCHEHVGHKDMMFYVNKYFNRDS
- a CDS encoding multiheme c-type cytochrome — encoded protein: MKIRRTLVTLLGMVLCCMLVVGSAAAEEKMQQTTPKATSQGDATLGGLHKQILVQRGFSEAAKKCIECHSKATPGIVDNWRNGRMAHAQVSCYDCHVVEKTSPMASQCEGVRGTNIYTSPMVSSKTCSRCHPVEVSQFLESSHAKPASEPIMNNPTFDKLMYYYEGLEFAGVDRNSPEAMAPRASGCQMCHGTIIQLGADNKPINMTWPGGPGQRYPDGSVGNCSVCHTRHMFSIAEARKPESCGTCHLGPDHPNIEIYDQSKHGQVYAAHSEKWNFTAAPDTWEPGDYDAPTCAVCHLSGIGELTTTHNPETRLKWTLYTKRSEIREGTRGAGVEGGKRMRLVCKNCHSTLHTNATMDTLDASVKLYNIYWDKAVAMKKELAAKNLLGDDPWRDGFQRMMYYLWHHEGRRARQGAAMNGPDYAHWHGFFQMFQMFMDMQGIRDWRIKNGKIEELSNVACPGPD
- the thiS gene encoding sulfur carrier protein ThiS, giving the protein MQLTVNGQMQLCNDDTTLLEYLQGNGVDVKAVVVELNRIVVKADDFGTTVLTDGNVLEILQFVGGG
- a CDS encoding thiazole synthase, with translation MEANNNDALVIGGVSLTSRLLTGTGKYGSDTIIPDVCASSGSQVITVALRRVDTNAATGNVMQHIPKHMQLLPNTSGARNADEAVRIARLARAAGCGDWIKIEVISDNKYLLPDGYETAKATEILAKEGFTVLPYVNADLYIARDLVNAGAAAVMPLGAPIGSNRGLMTKEMVRILIDEISLPIIVDAGIGAPSQACEAMEMGAAACLVNTAIAASGDPVAMGRAFGEAVRAGRAAYIAQTAAVSTGSADASSPLTGFLGGM
- the thiH gene encoding 2-iminoacetate synthase ThiH; this translates as MGFSDLLSKYDTLDMAAYLAAVTAADVERVLAKHSLTPLDYLTLLSPAAEGMLEAIAQKANAITLRHFGKTIQLFTPLYLANYCTNQCVYCGFNTENRIKRSQLSADELRTEAEAIAATGLKHILILTGDAPAKSTVEYIGDCSKILSEFFTSISIEVYAMTQEEYAYLETCGVDGLTIYQETYNKSLYLELHPKGPKRDYDFRLDAPERGCQAGMRTVNVGALLGLESVWQRDAFYTGLHAEYLQRKYPATNIAISPPRMRPHVGAYEPASIVTDRNLVQLVLAQRIFLHNVGITISTRESAELRDNMMPLGVTKMSAGVTTAVGGHTSDDESTAQFDISDPRSVEEMCRAIESKGFQPVFKDWQPF
- the thiF gene encoding sulfur carrier protein ThiS adenylyltransferase ThiF; this encodes MTINSVLQTGLSRYLTPEQLEKLASVTVGIAGCGGLGSNCAFMLARSGVRNFVIVDYDIVDSSNLNRQFFFEDQIGMAKVEICKTNLLRIDSTLNITIHNGQITPTTAPQYFADSDIIIEALDSIDGKKMMAEQYLSDARLFVSASGMAGWGEPYMQKRQIRDDAVLVGDFTTDIADHPPMAPKVLMAAAMQADVVLTHILGK
- the thiE gene encoding thiamine phosphate synthase; amino-acid sequence: MNFQEILDTDIYALTDEGLSKGRSNVEVVDAMLKAGIKVLQYREKDKKSGAMLEECLQIRAMTKQAGCKFIVNDYVDIAMLCDADGVHVGQEDIPVPQVRQLIGADKIIGLSTHSPEECKHAIELGADYVGVGPIFATQTKKDVCAPVGYEYLEYVSQQHNIPHVAIGGIKLHNIQDVAQHGARCCAIVSEIVGAEDITATVIALRKAMASR